Proteins encoded within one genomic window of Mycolicibacterium monacense:
- a CDS encoding helix-turn-helix transcriptional regulator: MATSKVERLMNLVIALLSTRTFITADRIRQVVAGYADSPSDEAFSRMFERDKNELRDLGIPLETGRVSQFDPTEGYRINRDAYALPAVELTADEAAAVAVATQLWESPELITATQGALLKLRAAGVDVDAADGVAISTATLPGVRGNEETLRAILQAIDDGRAVQFGHRRDRSEPYTTRTVEPWGVVTHRGRWYLVGHDRDRDAPRTFRLSRIADDVTTIGPPGAVHKPDDIDLREVVRRAVAEWPTGTQARVWVADGRATALRRQAVVEGPMTLGGRTGEVITVEIGMFDQLAREIASYGADAVALEPQTLRDDIIARLKAQATA, from the coding sequence GTGGCGACCTCCAAAGTCGAACGGCTGATGAACCTGGTCATCGCGCTGCTCTCGACGCGCACCTTCATCACCGCCGACCGCATCCGGCAGGTCGTCGCCGGCTACGCCGACAGCCCCAGCGACGAGGCGTTCTCCCGAATGTTCGAGCGGGACAAGAACGAACTGCGCGACCTCGGCATCCCCCTGGAGACCGGCCGTGTCTCGCAGTTCGACCCCACCGAGGGCTACCGCATCAACCGCGATGCCTACGCCCTGCCCGCCGTCGAACTCACCGCCGACGAGGCCGCCGCCGTCGCCGTCGCCACCCAACTTTGGGAGTCACCCGAACTCATCACCGCCACCCAGGGCGCACTGCTCAAATTGCGCGCCGCCGGCGTGGACGTCGACGCCGCCGACGGGGTCGCCATCTCGACGGCCACGCTGCCTGGCGTCCGCGGCAACGAAGAAACGCTGCGAGCCATCCTCCAAGCCATCGACGACGGCCGGGCCGTCCAGTTCGGCCACCGCCGAGACCGCTCCGAGCCCTACACCACCCGCACCGTCGAACCCTGGGGCGTGGTCACCCACCGCGGCCGCTGGTACCTCGTCGGCCACGACCGCGACCGCGACGCACCGCGCACCTTCCGGCTGTCCCGCATCGCCGACGACGTCACCACCATCGGACCCCCTGGGGCCGTCCACAAACCCGACGACATCGACCTGCGCGAGGTCGTGCGCCGCGCCGTCGCCGAATGGCCCACCGGCACCCAGGCAAGGGTCTGGGTCGCCGATGGTCGCGCCACCGCGCTGCGCCGCCAAGCCGTCGTCGAGGGGCCCATGACCCTCGGCGGCCGAACCGGCGAGGTGATCACCGTCGAGATCGGCATGTTCGACCAACTGGCCCGCGAGATCGCCAGCTACGGCGCCGACGCCGTGGCCCTCGAACCGCAGACCCTGCGCGACGACATCATTGCCCGACTCAAAGCGCAGGCCACCGCATGA
- a CDS encoding helix-turn-helix transcriptional regulator — protein MSAISSRLVRLLNMVPYFQANPRITYAEAAADLGVTVKQLQDDLNQLWMCGLPGYGPGDLIDFEFSGDTIEVTFSAGIDHPLRLTSPEATGVLVALRALVDVPGMVDPEAARSAIAKIEQAAGAAGHDLGDSVTAVDEPAPMESDAAAAVRTAVRNAHALQIEYYSASHDMLTSRVVDPIRVLLVADHTYLEAWCRSAEGVRLFRFDRIVDARVLNEPAAPPPPAVEAGPDTSLFDADPALPSATLLIDRSASWMFDYYPLRVVRELADGACEAAMTYASDDWMARFVLGFGSAVRVLEPQELAAKVRESAAAALLAYENDPTGG, from the coding sequence ATGAGCGCCATCTCGAGCCGGCTGGTCCGGCTGCTCAACATGGTTCCGTACTTCCAGGCCAACCCGCGCATCACCTACGCCGAGGCCGCCGCCGACCTCGGCGTCACCGTCAAACAGCTGCAGGACGACCTCAACCAGCTGTGGATGTGCGGGCTGCCCGGCTACGGCCCCGGTGACCTCATCGACTTCGAGTTCTCCGGCGACACCATCGAGGTCACCTTCTCCGCCGGCATCGACCACCCGCTGCGCCTGACCTCACCGGAGGCCACCGGCGTGCTCGTCGCGCTGCGCGCCCTGGTCGACGTGCCCGGAATGGTCGACCCCGAGGCCGCCCGCAGCGCCATCGCCAAGATCGAGCAGGCCGCGGGCGCCGCCGGGCACGACCTCGGTGACTCGGTGACCGCCGTCGACGAACCCGCCCCGATGGAGAGCGATGCTGCCGCCGCGGTCCGTACGGCCGTGCGCAACGCCCACGCGCTGCAGATCGAGTACTACTCCGCATCCCACGACATGCTCACCAGCCGCGTCGTCGACCCGATCCGCGTGCTCCTCGTCGCCGACCACACCTACCTCGAAGCCTGGTGCCGCTCCGCCGAAGGGGTGCGCCTGTTCCGCTTCGACCGCATCGTCGACGCCCGCGTCCTCAACGAGCCCGCCGCCCCGCCACCGCCCGCGGTCGAGGCCGGCCCCGACACGTCGTTGTTCGACGCCGACCCGGCGCTGCCGTCGGCGACCCTGCTCATCGACCGGTCGGCCTCGTGGATGTTCGACTACTACCCCCTGCGGGTGGTGCGCGAACTGGCCGACGGCGCCTGCGAAGCCGCGATGACTTACGCCTCCGACGACTGGATGGCCCGCTTCGTGCTCGGCTTCGGTTCGGCGGTACGGGTGCTCGAACCGCAGGAACTGGCCGC